The Candidatus Thorarchaeota archaeon genome includes a window with the following:
- a CDS encoding aspartate aminotransferase family protein yields MAKNEHFEKIIRTYEKNTPKSKELYEKSVQILPGGIGGSAPSYEPYHLIVEKGEGAKIWDVDGNEYLDFNLCWGALMVGHRHPTIIKGLQEKLEAGTMFGLHHEESIEAAQALIDRFPIEKLRFVNSGSEATLYAIRLARRYTGKDKIMKVEGSYHGVMDSLHISKKLPMGKAGPKSHPTPIPYGKGIPQSTVDNTIITPFNDLETTRALIEENIGEIAAIIVEPTMMNAGVIPPEEGYLDELRELTEDYNIVLIFDEVKTGVKIAKGGACEYFGIEPDIVSLAKAIGGGLPLGAVGGKAEILDGIGDEGLFGTFSANPLSVRACHLALTEVLTDEKYKELEELGNALMDGYRDIIEDEGLEAVVQGINAVGGIFFTKDHFHNYREWTKVDGSKNDEYWLAMANEGILPMAYGADEEWLISAQHTMEDINTHLEAFKTVAPEL; encoded by the coding sequence TTGGCGAAGAATGAGCATTTCGAGAAAATAATCCGCACCTATGAGAAGAATACCCCCAAATCTAAGGAGCTGTACGAAAAATCCGTACAGATTTTACCCGGTGGAATCGGTGGTTCCGCTCCATCATATGAACCATATCACCTTATAGTCGAAAAAGGTGAAGGAGCGAAGATTTGGGATGTGGATGGAAACGAGTATCTCGACTTCAATCTCTGTTGGGGCGCTTTGATGGTAGGCCATAGGCATCCCACAATCATCAAGGGATTGCAGGAGAAACTGGAAGCGGGAACGATGTTTGGTCTGCATCACGAAGAATCGATTGAAGCAGCACAGGCATTGATAGATCGTTTTCCGATTGAAAAACTTCGATTTGTCAATTCTGGTTCCGAGGCAACACTGTATGCCATCCGCCTTGCCCGAAGATACACCGGCAAGGACAAAATCATGAAAGTAGAGGGTTCTTACCACGGTGTAATGGATTCTTTGCATATCAGCAAGAAACTCCCCATGGGCAAGGCTGGGCCAAAGAGCCATCCAACGCCTATCCCATACGGGAAAGGCATTCCCCAGTCAACAGTGGACAACACCATCATCACCCCCTTCAATGATCTCGAAACCACTAGGGCCCTCATTGAAGAAAACATTGGTGAAATTGCAGCTATCATTGTTGAGCCAACAATGATGAATGCGGGCGTAATTCCCCCGGAAGAGGGGTATCTGGACGAGCTTCGTGAACTCACCGAGGATTACAACATTGTCCTGATATTTGATGAGGTGAAGACTGGTGTGAAGATTGCAAAAGGCGGTGCGTGTGAATACTTCGGCATTGAACCTGACATTGTTTCTCTTGCCAAAGCGATTGGTGGTGGCTTACCACTTGGGGCCGTTGGAGGAAAGGCTGAGATACTCGATGGTATCGGTGATGAAGGCCTCTTCGGTACTTTCTCAGCCAACCCACTATCAGTCCGCGCATGTCACCTTGCATTGACTGAAGTGTTGACAGACGAGAAATACAAAGAATTGGAAGAGCTCGGTAATGCGCTCATGGATGGCTATCGTGATATTATCGAGGATGAAGGCCTAGAGGCTGTTGTTCAAGGAATAAATGCTGTCGGTGGTATCTTCTTCACAAAGGACCACTTCCACAACTATCGAGAATGGACAAAGGTTGATGGCTCCAAGAATGATGAATACTGGCTGGCAATGGCCAATGAAGGTATCCTCCCAATGGCCTATGGCGCCGATGAAGAGTGGCTGATTTCAGCACAGCACACCATGGAAGACATCAACACGCATCTAGAAGCTTTCAAGACAGTCGCACCAGAATTGTAA